A region of Leptospirillum ferriphilum DNA encodes the following proteins:
- the rmuC gene encoding DNA recombination protein RmuC yields MTPFEGVLIGLAAGALFGYLIASARVGRRSQKLREDLAVKDALLLEHSKAIERLGQDKEQLRTQLEETISRHSAAEARLDVLEKADREKQALLEDSRKKLAETFQALSLEALQQNSRSFLELAQQNLAGFQGQAKGDLELRQAKIDELVKPIGESLSKVERTLQDLEGERKSAYSSLNEMVRSLVENHIPRLHTETMSLVRALRQPVVRGRWGEIQLRRVVEMAGMLDHCDFFEQQTSTQSDERLRPDLVVRLPGNKQVVVDAKVPLSAYLEAAEMESEEGRAQKLAEHARQVRQHINQLGRKSYWEQFQPAPEFVILFLPGEVFYSSALQADPGLIEYGVSERVIPATPTTLIALLRAVAYGWQQETIARNAQEINKLGRDLYKRLSDLAGHWIKVGKSLGSAVESYNKATGSLEHRVLVTARQLKDLRSGSEDEIPAPDAIDSRPRSVSLLGDSSPEPVSSPSEDDSTFLPKDPS; encoded by the coding sequence ATGACTCCATTTGAGGGGGTTCTCATTGGTCTTGCCGCCGGCGCCCTGTTCGGCTATCTGATCGCTTCCGCCCGTGTCGGGAGACGTTCCCAGAAACTTCGGGAGGACCTTGCCGTTAAAGACGCTCTCCTTCTGGAACACAGCAAGGCTATCGAGCGACTGGGCCAGGACAAGGAGCAGTTACGGACACAACTGGAGGAAACTATTTCGCGGCATTCTGCGGCGGAAGCCAGGCTTGACGTTCTTGAAAAGGCCGACAGGGAAAAACAGGCTCTTCTGGAGGATTCCCGGAAAAAACTGGCGGAAACCTTCCAGGCCCTTTCCCTGGAGGCTCTTCAGCAAAACAGCCGTTCCTTTCTCGAGCTGGCCCAGCAGAATCTTGCCGGGTTCCAGGGACAGGCCAAGGGAGATCTCGAGCTGCGGCAAGCGAAAATCGACGAACTCGTCAAACCGATCGGAGAATCCCTCTCCAAGGTCGAACGGACCCTCCAGGATCTCGAAGGGGAGAGGAAATCGGCCTACTCCTCCCTGAACGAAATGGTGCGAAGTCTTGTCGAGAACCACATTCCCCGTCTCCATACCGAAACGATGAGCCTCGTCCGCGCCCTCCGGCAACCGGTCGTGCGGGGGAGATGGGGAGAAATCCAGCTCCGGCGCGTGGTCGAAATGGCGGGAATGCTGGACCACTGCGATTTTTTTGAACAACAGACATCCACACAGTCCGACGAGCGTCTTCGCCCCGACCTTGTCGTCCGTCTGCCGGGAAACAAGCAGGTCGTGGTCGACGCAAAGGTCCCTCTTTCCGCCTATCTGGAAGCAGCCGAAATGGAATCGGAGGAAGGCCGCGCCCAGAAGCTTGCCGAACACGCCAGGCAGGTCCGGCAGCACATCAACCAGCTGGGCCGCAAATCCTACTGGGAGCAGTTCCAGCCGGCTCCCGAGTTTGTTATTCTCTTTCTCCCGGGTGAGGTCTTCTACAGCTCTGCCTTGCAGGCCGATCCGGGCCTCATCGAATACGGGGTTTCGGAACGGGTGATTCCGGCTACGCCGACGACCCTGATCGCCCTCCTCCGGGCCGTTGCCTATGGCTGGCAGCAGGAAACCATCGCCCGAAACGCGCAGGAAATCAACAAACTTGGACGTGATCTCTACAAGAGGCTTTCCGATCTGGCCGGACACTGGATCAAGGTTGGAAAATCCCTCGGAAGTGCCGTAGAGAGCTACAACAAGGCAACCGGCTCGCTGGAACACCGGGTTCTCGTAACAGCACGGCAACTGAAAGACCTTCGCTCCGGTTCCGAGGACGAGATCCCGGCCCCCGATGCCATTGACTCCCGTCCGCGTTCCGTTTCACTTTTGGGCGACTCCAGCCCCGAGCCAGTTTCTTCTCCCTCTGAAGACGACTCCACCTTTCTCCCGAAGGATCCCTCATGA
- a CDS encoding cobyric acid synthase, which translates to MRNPSGPRRLMVLGTGSGVGKSLVVAGLCRYAKNKGLSVAPFKAQNMSNNAAVTRDGGEIGRAQYLQAQAAGTEPDVRMNPILLKPLGDGKSQVIFLGRPLGIYDIRGYRDLKVRLAPQIVEVFHEYARSFDLVVLEGAGSPAEINLLEEDLVNTRMARWAGADALLLGDIEQGGVFASLFGTWSLLPQEDRQVIRWMGINKFRGDRSLLDAGFRALEGLTGVPVLGVLEHLGDLPLPDEDSYRVRGKKIGGDEQVRLAVIVWPHLSNRSDFDPFLGDPGVRLDFLSLDETPVGAIDCVFLPGTRQTVGDLEAFRRSPLYGWFERYRKEKGRVVGICGGYQMMAGDILDPANIESSRPWVNGLGILPFSVRFEKEKLARRVHVRVREGALPFFSEAPSSLEGYEIRHGRTLPHSGGGILDLYAHDSGDFLGSEGQSSEDGRSWGVPVHGLFENEAFRRRFLEEMGPLTQFSALSCGDRLEGALDELGEKVHAAFPLLNMQ; encoded by the coding sequence TTGAGGAATCCTTCGGGACCGCGACGGCTGATGGTTCTGGGAACCGGGTCCGGAGTCGGTAAATCCCTGGTTGTGGCAGGGTTGTGTCGGTATGCCAAAAATAAAGGACTTTCCGTTGCCCCGTTCAAGGCGCAAAATATGTCCAACAATGCAGCGGTGACCCGCGATGGTGGAGAAATCGGTCGCGCCCAATACCTGCAGGCCCAGGCTGCCGGAACCGAACCCGATGTCCGCATGAATCCGATTCTCCTGAAACCACTGGGAGACGGGAAGTCCCAGGTCATTTTTCTGGGTCGTCCGCTGGGAATCTACGATATCCGGGGGTATCGGGACCTCAAGGTTCGCCTTGCGCCTCAAATCGTGGAGGTGTTTCACGAATACGCCCGCTCTTTTGATCTTGTTGTTCTGGAAGGGGCAGGTTCTCCCGCGGAAATCAATCTCCTCGAGGAAGACCTGGTCAATACCCGGATGGCTCGATGGGCCGGCGCAGACGCCCTGCTTCTCGGGGACATCGAACAAGGAGGGGTTTTTGCTTCCCTGTTCGGGACCTGGAGCCTCTTGCCCCAGGAGGACCGACAGGTGATCCGCTGGATGGGCATCAACAAGTTCCGGGGGGACAGAAGCCTGCTCGACGCGGGGTTCCGTGCCCTGGAGGGATTGACAGGTGTTCCCGTCCTGGGAGTTTTGGAACATCTGGGGGACCTTCCTCTTCCGGACGAAGACTCCTATCGTGTCCGTGGAAAAAAAATTGGAGGGGACGAACAGGTGCGCCTGGCCGTGATTGTTTGGCCCCATTTATCCAATCGTTCGGACTTCGACCCTTTTCTGGGCGATCCGGGGGTCCGGCTGGACTTTCTCTCGCTGGACGAAACCCCGGTCGGGGCAATCGACTGTGTCTTTCTCCCCGGGACGCGCCAGACCGTTGGAGACCTGGAAGCGTTCCGGCGCTCGCCCCTGTATGGGTGGTTCGAACGTTACCGGAAAGAAAAAGGGCGTGTCGTGGGGATCTGCGGAGGTTATCAGATGATGGCGGGAGATATCCTGGATCCGGCAAATATTGAATCCTCCCGTCCCTGGGTCAATGGTCTCGGAATCCTGCCGTTTTCCGTTCGCTTCGAAAAAGAGAAGCTCGCACGGCGTGTTCATGTTCGGGTGCGGGAGGGAGCGTTGCCCTTTTTTTCGGAAGCGCCGTCCAGTCTGGAGGGCTACGAGATCCGGCATGGCAGGACTCTTCCCCACAGCGGAGGAGGGATTCTCGACCTCTATGCGCACGATTCGGGAGATTTCCTGGGAAGCGAAGGACAATCTTCGGAGGATGGACGGTCCTGGGGGGTTCCTGTCCATGGCCTGTTCGAAAACGAAGCCTTCCGGAGACGGTTTCTTGAGGAGATGGGGCCTTTGACGCAATTTTCTGCACTTTCCTGCGGCGATCGTCTGGAAGGAGCACTGGACGAGCTGGGGGAAAAAGTTCATGCTGCCTTCCCCTTGTTAAACATGCAATGA
- the ilvD gene encoding dihydroxy-acid dehydratase yields the protein MKKPFRSRAITEGVERSPNRAMLRAVGFQDGDFEKPIIGVANGYSTITPCNMGLNSLALRAEDALRQKGAMPQIFGTITVSDGISMGTEGMKFSLVSREVIADSIETAVNAQSMDGVIAIGGCDKNMPGALIAMGRMNIPSIFVYGGTIKPGHWEGQDLTVVSSFEAVGAYSAGKMDEATLTEIERHACPGAGSCGGMFTANTMSSAIEAMGMSLPYSSTMAAEDLEKAESAAESARVLVQAVLNDLRPRQILTRKAFENAIAVLMAVGGSTNAVLHLLAIARSVDVPLSIDDFEHIRRKVPVLCNLKPSGAYVATQLHAVGGIPLVMRMLLDKGLLHGDALTITGRTISETLRNVPSRPPAGQDVVLPFDKPVYREGHLAILKGNLAPEGSVAKISGIKHRSITGPARVFDSEESCMAAILAREIRPGDIVVIRYEGPKGGPGMREMLAPTSALIGEGLGDSVGLITDGRFSGGTYGMVVGHVSPEAAVGGPIGLVQEGDLITIDADRNLIEVKVSEEEMTRRQSLWKEPPLRYTKGIMAKYRLLVKSASEGAVTD from the coding sequence ATGAAAAAGCCATTTCGAAGCCGGGCCATCACGGAAGGAGTGGAAAGGTCTCCCAACAGGGCCATGCTCCGCGCCGTCGGTTTCCAGGATGGGGATTTTGAAAAACCGATCATCGGAGTGGCGAATGGTTACAGCACCATTACCCCCTGCAACATGGGGTTGAACAGTCTGGCGCTTCGCGCCGAGGATGCCCTTCGCCAGAAAGGAGCCATGCCCCAGATCTTTGGAACCATCACGGTTTCGGATGGAATATCGATGGGAACGGAGGGAATGAAGTTTTCCCTGGTGTCCCGGGAAGTCATCGCCGACTCCATCGAAACGGCGGTCAACGCCCAAAGCATGGACGGCGTGATCGCCATCGGGGGGTGCGACAAGAACATGCCGGGAGCCCTGATCGCCATGGGGCGCATGAACATCCCCTCCATCTTTGTTTATGGAGGAACCATCAAGCCCGGACACTGGGAAGGCCAGGACCTGACAGTCGTGAGCTCGTTTGAAGCCGTCGGGGCCTACTCGGCAGGCAAGATGGATGAGGCGACCCTGACCGAAATCGAACGTCATGCCTGTCCGGGAGCCGGATCCTGTGGCGGCATGTTCACCGCCAATACCATGTCGTCGGCGATCGAAGCCATGGGGATGAGTTTGCCCTATTCCTCTACCATGGCAGCGGAAGACCTTGAAAAAGCGGAGAGCGCGGCGGAATCCGCAAGAGTTCTTGTCCAGGCGGTCCTGAACGACCTGCGTCCCCGACAGATCCTGACCCGGAAGGCCTTTGAAAACGCCATTGCAGTCCTGATGGCCGTCGGAGGTTCGACAAACGCGGTTCTTCACCTCCTCGCGATCGCCCGCTCCGTCGACGTCCCCCTTTCCATAGACGACTTTGAACACATTCGACGGAAGGTCCCTGTCCTCTGCAACCTCAAGCCCTCCGGGGCCTATGTCGCCACACAGCTTCACGCTGTCGGGGGCATTCCCCTCGTTATGCGCATGCTGCTGGACAAAGGGCTCCTCCATGGCGACGCGCTGACCATTACAGGACGGACGATTTCCGAGACCCTCCGGAACGTCCCCTCCCGGCCCCCGGCCGGACAGGATGTCGTTCTCCCCTTCGACAAACCCGTTTACCGGGAGGGCCATCTTGCGATCCTGAAGGGGAATCTCGCCCCCGAAGGATCCGTCGCAAAGATCTCGGGCATCAAACACCGTTCCATCACCGGCCCGGCCCGGGTATTCGACTCCGAAGAAAGCTGCATGGCAGCCATCCTGGCCCGGGAGATTCGTCCCGGAGACATTGTCGTGATCCGTTACGAAGGCCCCAAAGGCGGTCCCGGCATGCGGGAAATGCTGGCCCCGACCTCCGCCCTGATCGGAGAAGGTCTCGGGGACTCGGTCGGCCTGATTACAGACGGGCGCTTTTCCGGGGGAACATACGGCATGGTGGTGGGGCACGTCTCACCGGAAGCGGCTGTGGGCGGGCCGATCGGACTGGTGCAGGAAGGAGACCTCATTACGATTGACGCCGACCGGAATCTGATCGAGGTCAAGGTTTCGGAAGAGGAAATGACGAGAAGACAATCTCTGTGGAAGGAGCCCCCTCTCCGGTACACAAAGGGAATCATGGCCAAATACCGTCTTCTCGTCAAAAGTGCCAGCGAAGGCGCCGTGACAGACTGA
- a CDS encoding cation diffusion facilitator family transporter has protein sequence MSLFHGLGKHSHHGGHVHSHSPGDTGGKTTSVFVISFLVLTAASAFQGSIAVFSGSVSLLSDSLHNVADGLTGLPLWLAFSLATKRPSLRYPYGYGKFEDLAGIFIVGLIFFSAGVSLVRSGEKFFHPQVFQHPGWVTLASLTGFLANEAVASLRIRTGRKTGSISLVADGQHARVDGFTSLTVLVGVAGSVTGHPLWDPVVGMVLGISVLFIALRMMRDVGLHLFDGIEPETLETIRKAAADSCAIRGVSRLRARWTGHSISCDFCLVLDDGVSFRDGRREGRLAEERVRKVLPFAGDVLVVIVPESEAGASPP, from the coding sequence ATGTCTCTGTTCCACGGGCTGGGAAAGCATTCCCATCATGGAGGCCACGTTCACTCGCACAGTCCGGGAGACACGGGGGGAAAGACAACCTCCGTTTTTGTCATTTCCTTCCTGGTGCTGACAGCGGCATCCGCTTTTCAGGGAAGCATTGCAGTTTTTTCCGGGAGCGTTTCGCTTCTTTCCGACTCGCTTCACAACGTCGCTGACGGTCTGACGGGTCTCCCTCTGTGGCTCGCTTTCTCTCTGGCCACAAAGCGACCGAGTCTCCGCTATCCCTACGGATATGGAAAGTTCGAGGATTTGGCCGGTATTTTCATTGTCGGGCTGATCTTCTTTTCGGCAGGAGTGTCTCTCGTCCGGTCGGGCGAAAAGTTTTTTCATCCCCAAGTCTTTCAACATCCGGGATGGGTGACTCTTGCGAGCCTGACAGGATTCCTCGCGAATGAGGCGGTAGCGTCTCTCCGGATTCGCACGGGCCGGAAAACCGGTTCCATTTCTCTGGTGGCCGATGGACAACATGCGCGGGTCGACGGGTTTACCAGTCTGACCGTTCTGGTCGGCGTGGCAGGGAGCGTCACCGGTCATCCTCTTTGGGACCCCGTCGTCGGGATGGTCCTGGGCATCAGCGTTTTGTTTATCGCTCTCCGGATGATGCGGGATGTCGGACTCCACCTGTTTGACGGAATTGAACCCGAAACCCTCGAAACCATCCGGAAGGCCGCCGCGGATAGTTGTGCCATTCGTGGCGTGTCCCGTCTGCGGGCCCGCTGGACAGGTCATTCCATTTCCTGCGACTTTTGCCTGGTGCTGGACGATGGGGTGTCTTTCCGGGACGGACGTCGCGAAGGCCGACTGGCCGAAGAACGGGTCCGCAAGGTATTGCCGTTCGCAGGAGATGTACTCGTTGTGATTGTTCCGGAAAGCGAAGCGGGAGCTTCGCCTCCGTAA
- a CDS encoding phage holin family protein — protein MSLILRVLLNAVIVYAVAHLIRGVHLKGFGTALLVALVLGIINALIRPVLFFLTLPINILSLGLFTFVLNALLFWSVTWFVPGFTVDSFVSAFVASFLVSLMSLIFSWFLIF, from the coding sequence ATGAGCCTGATTCTCCGCGTCCTTTTGAATGCTGTCATTGTCTATGCCGTTGCTCATCTGATCCGGGGTGTCCATCTGAAAGGGTTTGGCACCGCACTTCTGGTGGCCCTTGTCCTGGGAATTATCAACGCCCTGATCCGGCCGGTCCTCTTTTTCCTGACACTTCCGATCAATATTCTGTCGCTGGGGCTGTTCACCTTTGTTCTCAACGCCCTTCTGTTCTGGTCGGTCACCTGGTTCGTTCCGGGATTTACGGTGGACTCCTTCGTGAGCGCTTTCGTTGCCTCCTTCCTCGTTTCCCTGATGAGCCTGATTTTCTCCTGGTTTCTGATCTTCTGA